The DNA window ACCACAGCTGGCAGCTGCAGCTTAACGGTTTGTAAACCACCGTCGATTTCGCGCTTCACATTCACCGTACCGTCCGCTACAACAACTTCTGATGCGAAAGTGCCCTGTGGCATACCAGTCAATGCAGCAAGCATTTGACCCGTTTGGTTGTTATCAGAATCTATTGCCTGCTTACCTAGTATAACTAGATCAGGGGATTCAGCTTCGACCACTTTTTGCAATAGCTTTGCAACCTGTAAAGAATCAACAACCACGCCTGCATCCGTTTCAATATGAATGCCACGGTCTGCACCTAGCGCTAGACCAGTGCGGATTTGCTCTTGGCAAGCTTTATCGCCAATAGACACGACAACAACTTCTGTTGCTACGCCCTTTTCTTTCAGACGAATCGCTTCTTCAATAGCAATCTCACAAAAAGGATTAATTGCCATTTTCACGTTATTAAGGTCAACACCCGAGTTATCAGGTTTTACTCGCACCTTGACGTTGTAGTCTACTGCCCGCTTCACCGGAACTAAAATTTTCATAATCACCTCTATTTAGGGCTTGCGATAAATAAATACTATTCGCTTTCATTACACTTTCACGTAAATATAGCAGTCATACTAACTGTTGACGCAAAATTTACTTACACTTTACGTAAACGTCAACCTGTATTCACTATAAAATACCATTACTTGGTAATTAGATTTTACAATGTTTTGACAAGCTGTAATATTCGTTTAATTAATGTTTTACTATAACTGGTAAGAGTTGTTTAGGAGACGCACGTGGAAAGAGAAGTGATGGAATTTGATGTTATCGTAGTTGGCGCGGGCCCTTCAGGTCTATCGACAGCTTGTAAACTCAAGCAATTGGCTAATGAAAAAGGCCAAGAATTAAACGTTTGTGTGCTCGAAAAAGGGTCTGAAGTAGGTGCACATATTCTTTCAGGTGCTGTTTTCGAGACAAAAGCGCTAGATGAATTGTTTCCAAATTGGGCAGAAATGGGTGCACCTTTAAGCACGAAGGTAACAGAAGACCATATTTATCTGTTAAATAACGAGACGGGTTCAACAAAGCTACCTAATTTTATGACCCCAAAAACAATGCACAATACCGGCAATTATATTACGAGTATGGCGAACCTGTGCCGCTGGATGGCAGAGCAAGCGGAACAACTTGGGGTAGAAGTTTTTCCTGGTTTTACCGCAGCCAATGTCCATTACAATGAAGATGGCAGTGTGGGCGGTGTTATTACCGGTGATATGGGTGTTAGCGAAGCAGGCGAACAGAAAGACAGCTATATGCCTGGTATGTTGCTTACCGCAAAATATACCGTATTTGCAGAAGGCTGCCGAGGACATTTGGGCAAACAGCTTATGCAGCAGTTTGATTTAAATAAAGACGCCTCTCCTCAACATTATGCGATTGGCTTTAAAGAGATCTGGGATATTCCAGCAGAACAGCACCAAGAAGGTTTAGTGGTCCACACCGCAGGATGGCCCCTGACCGATACAACGGGCGGAAGCTATTTGTATCATGCAGAAAACAATCAAGTGTTT is part of the Glaciecola nitratireducens FR1064 genome and encodes:
- a CDS encoding electron transfer flavoprotein subunit beta/FixA family protein is translated as MKILVPVKRAVDYNVKVRVKPDNSGVDLNNVKMAINPFCEIAIEEAIRLKEKGVATEVVVVSIGDKACQEQIRTGLALGADRGIHIETDAGVVVDSLQVAKLLQKVVEAESPDLVILGKQAIDSDNNQTGQMLAALTGMPQGTFASEVVVADGTVNVKREIDGGLQTVKLQLPAVVTTDLRLNEPRYASLPNIMKAKRKPIDVKPVADFGVDMTSKVTVLKVEAPAQRSGGVKVADVAELIEKLRNEAKVIS